Proteins encoded within one genomic window of Ptiloglossa arizonensis isolate GNS036 chromosome 3, iyPtiAriz1_principal, whole genome shotgun sequence:
- the LOC143144197 gene encoding uncharacterized protein LOC143144197 isoform X1: MNKNVNMCDLIDLNSPDRKGLLSSQLASPLIPVPTDMACSNCNNHINDPSSLVTGKRSSFENNPFDMVLHKTTEYIQKKDDPFEVTLEKALRSKCKKHTSIRTYSCDFKNDSILKEKKYTRKLKINRTLDESLINEELNQKNVSNDKIPNGSIIVDSNNTNVLDDDVITNNINLSFSKNTNNIPTINIQENELSILNQSVMDDTLFEAVQELSKEQMKSISQNKISINMEKDKLNTDQISTVTVLKIPKLQRSLSQGEKILPKKSKYLNQTSLVEPSQTNFGSSNSISSLHSLDLLNEGFLNSLCSKDSVFSSLSNISSITRLNSISSTSHSSMILSDGTINRTFLDTGSFEKSDNTKLIEKMDSVKETNSVLPISRYSITSVTDVSNKTKSPVYDLADQFNKLRDKFHVSENSTNEKNEIISEFSDNIKQCVAVIEKNEECNTNNRLIDIDICTSDMNCSEEHHEKSISDTSSDSVFVDENKINKSILHEAKLLAKTFEELALKPSSESSIDDLIGSNSSWTAELLPAFDDEAMTDNLIELPTSPNVNNLNSKNEKVMECTSNDSYSNTNGNLLNSKVGKNMKDLETELIEPISTEKRITTATLLLDLKKLITTEENIEANKLLENLEKVLGINWENNTELLTTYLNTTNNLSKSPQKSSSCLEIKNVTENNMEYSREDNLTSGFPNDVKESVICTNMNFNDSSKVSKEYLKEINSKADNENLEAKTGTKKLETEINESDLDNQNVRKKDFSCKTDNNNSLNEKIATELLTNIAKLLTRQTEDYSTLDILKNLGKVLNFASNNCNIDENLESNNNDVEIQTTSKKSKLKFENKTRTSTLSRSKKVSPGKNFIRKKLIVSQTPPIKNVSSSVISKGKNTSQLKEVTKRFSSDPDFISSTSNKKVIAKNNKSGLEKDIETITIPTLNLQKEKTTMINTIKTKLKTKSGSDIAYKKGPLKAVLPMEIMQKKETIGKKVIPSTETITPPKSHKIISSTPNSTDSICTAKKYSRSSKPMASSTPDAQNSKPCKIQSQITNCSKKRNFSCDISPVTTRVNVNSNNGINNSPKRVSKLQSPKKTTPKRHPTNSNIPKSQTPPVSRRLNSSFDVNQYGRFSESPQHSLHKLSNSQKNSPISLKKTSSNVQQSPLRNSNKIIHKVKPINLISKLRRHSIGTNVMEKENNYI, from the exons ATGAATAAGAACGTGAATATGTGCGATCTTATAGATTTAAATAGTCCAGACAGAAAAGGCTTATTGAGCTCTCAACTTGCATCACCTTTAATACCAGTTCCTACAGACATGGCATGCAGTAATTGTAATAATCATATCAACGATCCAAGCTCTCTAGTAACAGGCAAACGTAGTAGCTTCGAGAATAACCCTTTTGATATGGTACTACATAAAACTACAGAATACATTCAAAAAAAAGATGATCCATTTGAAGTAACTTTAGAGAAAGCACTAAGGTCAAAATGTAAGAAACATACTTCAATAAGAACATATTCTTGTGATTTTAAAAACGATTCTATCCttaaggaaaaaaaatatactcgaaaattgaaaataaacaggACGTTAGATGAGTCCTTAATTAATGAGGAATTAAATCAGAAAAATGTATCTAATGATAAAATACCCAATGGAAGTATAATAGTTGATTCGAATAATACTAATGTGTTGGATGATGATGTAATAaccaataatattaatttatcattCTCAAAGAATACGAATAATATACCTACTATTAATATTCAAGAGAATGAATTATCCATTTTAAATCAGTCTGTAATGGATGATACATTATTTGAAGCAGTTCAAGAATTAAGTAAAGAACAAATGAAATCTATTTCACAAAATAAGATCTCAATAAATATGGAAAAAGATAAACTTAATACTGATCAAATTTCAACAGTGACagttttaaaaattccaaaactTCAACGTTCACTTTCACAAGGAGAAAAAATATTgccaaaaaaatcaaaatatttaaaccaaACATCACTAGTAGAACCTTCACAAACTAATTTTGGAAGTAGTAATAGTATATCTTCTTTACATTCACTTGATCTGTTAAATGAAGGATTTTTGAATAGTCTCTGTAGCAAAGATTCTGTATTTTCAAGTTTATCTAATATTTCTTCTATAACTAGGTTAAACTCGATTTCTTCTACAAGTCATTCATCAATGATACTATCAGATGGCACTATTAATCGAACATTTTTAGACACTGGTTCATTTGAAAAATCAGATAATACcaaattaatagaaaaaatgGATTCTGTTAAAGAAACAAATTCTGTGCTACCAATATCAAGGTATTCAATAACATCGGTAACAGATGTCTCAAATAAAACTAAATCTCCAGTGTATGATTTAGCAGATCAATTTAATAAACTAAGGGATAAATTTCATGTTTCCGAAAATTctacaaatgaaaaaaatgaaatcatATCTGAATTTTCTGACAATATTAAACAATGTGTGGCTGTaatagaaaaaaatgaagaatgcAATACAAATAACAGACTAATAGATATTGATATATGTACATCAGACATGAATTGTAGTGAAGAACATCATGAAAAGTCTATTTCAGACACTTCATCTGATTCAGTATTTGTT gatgaaaataaaattaataagtcAATACTTCATGAAGCAAAACTTCTTGCAAAAACTTTTGAAGAATTGGCTTTAAAACCAAGTTCGGAAT CAAGCATTGATGATCTCATCGGAAGCAATTCTTCATGGACAGCAGAGTTACTACCAGCATTTGACGATGAAGCCATGACTGATAATTTAATTGAATTACCCACATCTCCTAATGTAAATAATCTAAATTCCAAAAATGAAAAAGTTATGGAGTGTACATCTAATGATTCATACTCAAACACAAATGGAAACCTTCTTAATAGTAAAGTGggaaaaaatatgaaagattTGGAAACAGAACTCATTGAACCAATATCAACAGAAAAACGTATTACAACAGCTACGCTATTATTGGATCTCAAGAAACTAATTACAACAGAGGAGAATATAGAAGCTAATAAACTACTGGAGAATTTAGAAAAAGTTTTGGGTATTAATTGGGAAAATAATACTGAATTACTGACCACTTATCTTAATACAACTAATAATTTATCAAAAAGTCCACAAAAATCAAGTAGTTGcttggaaataaaaaatgtaacagAAAATAATATGGAATACAGTCGGGAAGATAATTTAACTAGTGGTTTCCCAAACGATGTTAAAGAATCAGTAATTTGTACAAATATGAACTTTAATGATTCATCAAAAGTCTCTAAAGAATAtctaaaagaaataaatagtaAGGCAGACAATGAAAATTTAGAAGCAAAAACTGGTACTAAAAAGTTAGAGACAGAAATAAACGAAAGTGATCTAGATAATCAAAATGTACGTAAAAAAGACTTTTCTTGCAAAAcagataataataattctttaaatGAGAAAATTGCAACAGAACTTCTTACGAACATAGCAAAATTATTAACTAGACAGACTGAAGACTATTCAACATTAGATATACTTAAAAATTTAGGGAAGGTATTAAATTTTGCTtccaataattgtaatatagatgaaaatttagaaagtaataataatgacgTAGAAATTCAAACAACTTCAAAAAAATCGAAAttaaagtttgaaaataaaacgcgTACTTCAACTCTATCAAGATCAAAA AAAGTATCGCCTGGCAagaattttattagaaaaaaacTAATAGTCTCTCAAACTCCACcaattaaaaatgtatcaaGCTCAGTAATATctaagggtaaaaatacatctCAATTGAAGGAAGTTACAAAACGTTTTTCTAGTGACCCTGATTTTATTAGTTCAACGTCAAACAAGAAAGTCATTGCAAAGAATAATAAAAGTGGTTTAGAGAAAG ATATAGAAACAATAACAATCCCAACACtaaatttacaaaaagaaaagaccACAATGATAAATACAATTAAAactaaattaaaaacaaaaagtgGTAGCGATATTGCATATAAAAAGGGTCCACTGAAAGCTGTTCTGCCCATGGAAATTATGCAAAAAAAAG AAACCATTGGCAAAAAAGTAATTCCGTCCACTGAGACTATAACGCCGCCTAAATCGCATAAAATTATTAGTAGTACCCCTAATTCAACAGATAGTATATGTACTGCAAAAAAATATTCGCGTTCTTCAAAACCAATGGCTTCATCCACTCCAGATGCTCAGAATTCTAAACCCTGTAAAATACAATCACAAATAACGAACTGttcaaagaaacgaaacttttctTGCGATATCTCACCAGTAACTAcacgcgtaaatgttaatagtaACAATGGAATAAATAATAGTCCAAAAAG AGTTAGCAAATTGCAGTCTCCCAAGAAAACGACTCCTAAACGCCATCCAACAAATTCCAACATTCCAAAATCTCAGACTCCTCCTGTGAGTAGGAGATTGAATTCTTCATTCGATGTTAATCAATATGGACGATTTTCCGAATCTCCACAGCATTCGTTGCATAAACTATCGAATTCTCAAAAAAATTCGCCTATTTCTTTGAAAAAGACTAGCAGTAATGTGCAACAAAGTCCTCTGAGAAatagtaataaaattatacataaagTGAAACCGATCAATCTG atCTCAAAACTTCGACGACACAGTATTGGTACCAAtgtaatggaaaaagaaaataattatatttaa
- the LOC143144197 gene encoding uncharacterized protein LOC143144197 isoform X3 has protein sequence MNKNVNMCDLIDLNSPDRKGLLSSQLASPLIPVPTDMACSNCNNHINDPSSLVTGKRSSFENNPFDMVLHKTTEYIQKKDDPFEVTLEKALRSKCKKHTSIRTYSCDFKNDSILKEKKYTRKLKINRTLDESLINEELNQKNVSNDKIPNGSIIVDSNNTNVLDDDVITNNINLSFSKNTNNIPTINIQENELSILNQSVMDDTLFEAVQELNTGSFEKSDNTKLIEKMDSVKETNSVLPISRYSITSVTDVSNKTKSPVYDLADQFNKLRDKFHVSENSTNEKNEIISEFSDNIKQCVAVIEKNEECNTNNRLIDIDICTSDMNCSEEHHEKSISDTSSDSVFVDENKINKSILHEAKLLAKTFEELALKPSSESSIDDLIGSNSSWTAELLPAFDDEAMTDNLIELPTSPNVNNLNSKNEKVMECTSNDSYSNTNGNLLNSKVGKNMKDLETELIEPISTEKRITTATLLLDLKKLITTEENIEANKLLENLEKVLGINWENNTELLTTYLNTTNNLSKSPQKSSSCLEIKNVTENNMEYSREDNLTSGFPNDVKESVICTNMNFNDSSKVSKEYLKEINSKADNENLEAKTGTKKLETEINESDLDNQNVRKKDFSCKTDNNNSLNEKIATELLTNIAKLLTRQTEDYSTLDILKNLGKVLNFASNNCNIDENLESNNNDVEIQTTSKKSKLKFENKTRTSTLSRSKKVSPGKNFIRKKLIVSQTPPIKNVSSSVISKGKNTSQLKEVTKRFSSDPDFISSTSNKKVIAKNNKSGLEKDIETITIPTLNLQKEKTTMINTIKTKLKTKSGSDIAYKKGPLKAVLPMEIMQKKETIGKKVIPSTETITPPKSHKIISSTPNSTDSICTAKKYSRSSKPMASSTPDAQNSKPCKIQSQITNCSKKRNFSCDISPVTTRVNVNSNNGINNSPKRVSKLQSPKKTTPKRHPTNSNIPKSQTPPVSRRLNSSFDVNQYGRFSESPQHSLHKLSNSQKNSPISLKKTSSNVQQSPLRNSNKIIHKVKPINLISKLRRHSIGTNVMEKENNYI, from the exons ATGAATAAGAACGTGAATATGTGCGATCTTATAGATTTAAATAGTCCAGACAGAAAAGGCTTATTGAGCTCTCAACTTGCATCACCTTTAATACCAGTTCCTACAGACATGGCATGCAGTAATTGTAATAATCATATCAACGATCCAAGCTCTCTAGTAACAGGCAAACGTAGTAGCTTCGAGAATAACCCTTTTGATATGGTACTACATAAAACTACAGAATACATTCAAAAAAAAGATGATCCATTTGAAGTAACTTTAGAGAAAGCACTAAGGTCAAAATGTAAGAAACATACTTCAATAAGAACATATTCTTGTGATTTTAAAAACGATTCTATCCttaaggaaaaaaaatatactcgaaaattgaaaataaacaggACGTTAGATGAGTCCTTAATTAATGAGGAATTAAATCAGAAAAATGTATCTAATGATAAAATACCCAATGGAAGTATAATAGTTGATTCGAATAATACTAATGTGTTGGATGATGATGTAATAaccaataatattaatttatcattCTCAAAGAATACGAATAATATACCTACTATTAATATTCAAGAGAATGAATTATCCATTTTAAATCAGTCTGTAATGGATGATACATTATTTGAAGCAGTTCAAGAATTAA ACACTGGTTCATTTGAAAAATCAGATAATACcaaattaatagaaaaaatgGATTCTGTTAAAGAAACAAATTCTGTGCTACCAATATCAAGGTATTCAATAACATCGGTAACAGATGTCTCAAATAAAACTAAATCTCCAGTGTATGATTTAGCAGATCAATTTAATAAACTAAGGGATAAATTTCATGTTTCCGAAAATTctacaaatgaaaaaaatgaaatcatATCTGAATTTTCTGACAATATTAAACAATGTGTGGCTGTaatagaaaaaaatgaagaatgcAATACAAATAACAGACTAATAGATATTGATATATGTACATCAGACATGAATTGTAGTGAAGAACATCATGAAAAGTCTATTTCAGACACTTCATCTGATTCAGTATTTGTT gatgaaaataaaattaataagtcAATACTTCATGAAGCAAAACTTCTTGCAAAAACTTTTGAAGAATTGGCTTTAAAACCAAGTTCGGAAT CAAGCATTGATGATCTCATCGGAAGCAATTCTTCATGGACAGCAGAGTTACTACCAGCATTTGACGATGAAGCCATGACTGATAATTTAATTGAATTACCCACATCTCCTAATGTAAATAATCTAAATTCCAAAAATGAAAAAGTTATGGAGTGTACATCTAATGATTCATACTCAAACACAAATGGAAACCTTCTTAATAGTAAAGTGggaaaaaatatgaaagattTGGAAACAGAACTCATTGAACCAATATCAACAGAAAAACGTATTACAACAGCTACGCTATTATTGGATCTCAAGAAACTAATTACAACAGAGGAGAATATAGAAGCTAATAAACTACTGGAGAATTTAGAAAAAGTTTTGGGTATTAATTGGGAAAATAATACTGAATTACTGACCACTTATCTTAATACAACTAATAATTTATCAAAAAGTCCACAAAAATCAAGTAGTTGcttggaaataaaaaatgtaacagAAAATAATATGGAATACAGTCGGGAAGATAATTTAACTAGTGGTTTCCCAAACGATGTTAAAGAATCAGTAATTTGTACAAATATGAACTTTAATGATTCATCAAAAGTCTCTAAAGAATAtctaaaagaaataaatagtaAGGCAGACAATGAAAATTTAGAAGCAAAAACTGGTACTAAAAAGTTAGAGACAGAAATAAACGAAAGTGATCTAGATAATCAAAATGTACGTAAAAAAGACTTTTCTTGCAAAAcagataataataattctttaaatGAGAAAATTGCAACAGAACTTCTTACGAACATAGCAAAATTATTAACTAGACAGACTGAAGACTATTCAACATTAGATATACTTAAAAATTTAGGGAAGGTATTAAATTTTGCTtccaataattgtaatatagatgaaaatttagaaagtaataataatgacgTAGAAATTCAAACAACTTCAAAAAAATCGAAAttaaagtttgaaaataaaacgcgTACTTCAACTCTATCAAGATCAAAA AAAGTATCGCCTGGCAagaattttattagaaaaaaacTAATAGTCTCTCAAACTCCACcaattaaaaatgtatcaaGCTCAGTAATATctaagggtaaaaatacatctCAATTGAAGGAAGTTACAAAACGTTTTTCTAGTGACCCTGATTTTATTAGTTCAACGTCAAACAAGAAAGTCATTGCAAAGAATAATAAAAGTGGTTTAGAGAAAG ATATAGAAACAATAACAATCCCAACACtaaatttacaaaaagaaaagaccACAATGATAAATACAATTAAAactaaattaaaaacaaaaagtgGTAGCGATATTGCATATAAAAAGGGTCCACTGAAAGCTGTTCTGCCCATGGAAATTATGCAAAAAAAAG AAACCATTGGCAAAAAAGTAATTCCGTCCACTGAGACTATAACGCCGCCTAAATCGCATAAAATTATTAGTAGTACCCCTAATTCAACAGATAGTATATGTACTGCAAAAAAATATTCGCGTTCTTCAAAACCAATGGCTTCATCCACTCCAGATGCTCAGAATTCTAAACCCTGTAAAATACAATCACAAATAACGAACTGttcaaagaaacgaaacttttctTGCGATATCTCACCAGTAACTAcacgcgtaaatgttaatagtaACAATGGAATAAATAATAGTCCAAAAAG AGTTAGCAAATTGCAGTCTCCCAAGAAAACGACTCCTAAACGCCATCCAACAAATTCCAACATTCCAAAATCTCAGACTCCTCCTGTGAGTAGGAGATTGAATTCTTCATTCGATGTTAATCAATATGGACGATTTTCCGAATCTCCACAGCATTCGTTGCATAAACTATCGAATTCTCAAAAAAATTCGCCTATTTCTTTGAAAAAGACTAGCAGTAATGTGCAACAAAGTCCTCTGAGAAatagtaataaaattatacataaagTGAAACCGATCAATCTG atCTCAAAACTTCGACGACACAGTATTGGTACCAAtgtaatggaaaaagaaaataattatatttaa
- the LOC143144201 gene encoding uncharacterized protein LOC143144201 — MSTPRANRRTTDTSPLSPISLTVRQTSFPQCWISLLSALRDRPLRYTRPNDDSTSPQSLRMCMPHPLVRVISTKPKSAKPGAATRECGRTAAGVRNTRSALFAGTGPCRHGDTFVRTLQETGFCASLSPTYPFSSYKSFSLFLTNNNHRIVSSYRFSI; from the exons ATGTCTACGCCACGCGCCAATCGTCGAACGACGGATACCTCTCCTCTCTCACCGATCTCTCTCACCGTCCGACAGACAAGTTTTCCACAGTGTTGGATCTCTCTGTTAAGCGCGCTTCGCGACAGGCCACTTCGATACACGCGACCAAACGACGATTCCACGAGTCCACAGTCCTTGCGAATGTGCATGCCACAC CCGCTTGTACGAGTTATTTCGACAAAACCGAAGAGCGCCAAGCCGGGTGCGGCTACACGCGAGTGTGGACGGACCGCCGCTGGAGTACGGAACACGCGGAGCGCACTTTTTGCGGGGACGGGTCCGTGCAGGCACGGCGATACCTTTGTCAGAACCCTACAAGAAACCGGCTTCTGCGCATCGCTTTCACCGACTTATCCATTCTCTTCTTATAAgagcttttctcttttcttaacGAATAATAATCATAGAATTGTCTCTTCTTATCGTTTTTCTATTTGA
- the LOC143144197 gene encoding uncharacterized protein LOC143144197 isoform X2, whose translation MNKNVNMCDLIDLNSPDRKGLLSSQLASPLIPVPTDMACSNCNNHINDPSSLVTGKRSSFENNPFDMVLHKTTEYIQKKDDPFEVTLEKALRSKCKKHTSIRTYSCDFKNDSILKEKKYTRKLKINRTLDESLINEELNQKNVSNDKIPNGSIIVDSNNTNVLDDDVITNNINLSFSKNTNNIPTINIQENELSILNQSVMDDTLFEAVQELSKEQMKSISQNKISINMEKDKLNTDQISTVTVLKIPKLQRSLSQGEKILPKKSKYLNQTSLVEPSQTNFGSSNSISSLHSLDLLNEGFLNSLCSKDSVFSSLSNISSITRLNSISSTSHSSMILSDGTINRTFLDTGSFEKSDNTKLIEKMDSVKETNSVLPISRYSITSVTDVSNKTKSPVYDLADQFNKLRDKFHVSENSTNEKNEIISEFSDNIKQCVAVIEKNEECNTNNRLIDIDICTSDMNCSEEHHEKSISDTSSDSVFVDENKINKSILHEAKLLAKTFEELALKPSSESSIDDLIGSNSSWTAELLPAFDDEAMTDNLIELPTSPNVNNLNSKNEKVMECTSNDSYSNTNGNLLNSKVGKNMKDLETELIEPISTEKRITTATLLLDLKKLITTEENIEANKLLENLEKVLGINWENNTELLTTYLNTTNNLSKSPQKSSSCLEIKNVTENNMEYSREDNLTSGFPNDVKESVICTNMNFNDSSKVSKEYLKEINSKADNENLEAKTGTKKLETEINESDLDNQNVRKKDFSCKTDNNNSLNEKIATELLTNIAKLLTRQTEDYSTLDILKNLGKVLNFASNNCNIDENLESNNNDVEIQTTSKKSKLKFENKTRTSTLSRSKKVSPGKNFIRKKLIVSQTPPIKNVSSSVISKGKNTSQLKEVTKRFSSDPDFISSTSNKKVIAKNNKSGLEKDIETITIPTLNLQKEKTTMINTIKTKLKTKSGSDIAYKKGPLKAVLPMEIMQKKDSICTAKKYSRSSKPMASSTPDAQNSKPCKIQSQITNCSKKRNFSCDISPVTTRVNVNSNNGINNSPKRVSKLQSPKKTTPKRHPTNSNIPKSQTPPVSRRLNSSFDVNQYGRFSESPQHSLHKLSNSQKNSPISLKKTSSNVQQSPLRNSNKIIHKVKPINLISKLRRHSIGTNVMEKENNYI comes from the exons ATGAATAAGAACGTGAATATGTGCGATCTTATAGATTTAAATAGTCCAGACAGAAAAGGCTTATTGAGCTCTCAACTTGCATCACCTTTAATACCAGTTCCTACAGACATGGCATGCAGTAATTGTAATAATCATATCAACGATCCAAGCTCTCTAGTAACAGGCAAACGTAGTAGCTTCGAGAATAACCCTTTTGATATGGTACTACATAAAACTACAGAATACATTCAAAAAAAAGATGATCCATTTGAAGTAACTTTAGAGAAAGCACTAAGGTCAAAATGTAAGAAACATACTTCAATAAGAACATATTCTTGTGATTTTAAAAACGATTCTATCCttaaggaaaaaaaatatactcgaaaattgaaaataaacaggACGTTAGATGAGTCCTTAATTAATGAGGAATTAAATCAGAAAAATGTATCTAATGATAAAATACCCAATGGAAGTATAATAGTTGATTCGAATAATACTAATGTGTTGGATGATGATGTAATAaccaataatattaatttatcattCTCAAAGAATACGAATAATATACCTACTATTAATATTCAAGAGAATGAATTATCCATTTTAAATCAGTCTGTAATGGATGATACATTATTTGAAGCAGTTCAAGAATTAAGTAAAGAACAAATGAAATCTATTTCACAAAATAAGATCTCAATAAATATGGAAAAAGATAAACTTAATACTGATCAAATTTCAACAGTGACagttttaaaaattccaaaactTCAACGTTCACTTTCACAAGGAGAAAAAATATTgccaaaaaaatcaaaatatttaaaccaaACATCACTAGTAGAACCTTCACAAACTAATTTTGGAAGTAGTAATAGTATATCTTCTTTACATTCACTTGATCTGTTAAATGAAGGATTTTTGAATAGTCTCTGTAGCAAAGATTCTGTATTTTCAAGTTTATCTAATATTTCTTCTATAACTAGGTTAAACTCGATTTCTTCTACAAGTCATTCATCAATGATACTATCAGATGGCACTATTAATCGAACATTTTTAGACACTGGTTCATTTGAAAAATCAGATAATACcaaattaatagaaaaaatgGATTCTGTTAAAGAAACAAATTCTGTGCTACCAATATCAAGGTATTCAATAACATCGGTAACAGATGTCTCAAATAAAACTAAATCTCCAGTGTATGATTTAGCAGATCAATTTAATAAACTAAGGGATAAATTTCATGTTTCCGAAAATTctacaaatgaaaaaaatgaaatcatATCTGAATTTTCTGACAATATTAAACAATGTGTGGCTGTaatagaaaaaaatgaagaatgcAATACAAATAACAGACTAATAGATATTGATATATGTACATCAGACATGAATTGTAGTGAAGAACATCATGAAAAGTCTATTTCAGACACTTCATCTGATTCAGTATTTGTT gatgaaaataaaattaataagtcAATACTTCATGAAGCAAAACTTCTTGCAAAAACTTTTGAAGAATTGGCTTTAAAACCAAGTTCGGAAT CAAGCATTGATGATCTCATCGGAAGCAATTCTTCATGGACAGCAGAGTTACTACCAGCATTTGACGATGAAGCCATGACTGATAATTTAATTGAATTACCCACATCTCCTAATGTAAATAATCTAAATTCCAAAAATGAAAAAGTTATGGAGTGTACATCTAATGATTCATACTCAAACACAAATGGAAACCTTCTTAATAGTAAAGTGggaaaaaatatgaaagattTGGAAACAGAACTCATTGAACCAATATCAACAGAAAAACGTATTACAACAGCTACGCTATTATTGGATCTCAAGAAACTAATTACAACAGAGGAGAATATAGAAGCTAATAAACTACTGGAGAATTTAGAAAAAGTTTTGGGTATTAATTGGGAAAATAATACTGAATTACTGACCACTTATCTTAATACAACTAATAATTTATCAAAAAGTCCACAAAAATCAAGTAGTTGcttggaaataaaaaatgtaacagAAAATAATATGGAATACAGTCGGGAAGATAATTTAACTAGTGGTTTCCCAAACGATGTTAAAGAATCAGTAATTTGTACAAATATGAACTTTAATGATTCATCAAAAGTCTCTAAAGAATAtctaaaagaaataaatagtaAGGCAGACAATGAAAATTTAGAAGCAAAAACTGGTACTAAAAAGTTAGAGACAGAAATAAACGAAAGTGATCTAGATAATCAAAATGTACGTAAAAAAGACTTTTCTTGCAAAAcagataataataattctttaaatGAGAAAATTGCAACAGAACTTCTTACGAACATAGCAAAATTATTAACTAGACAGACTGAAGACTATTCAACATTAGATATACTTAAAAATTTAGGGAAGGTATTAAATTTTGCTtccaataattgtaatatagatgaaaatttagaaagtaataataatgacgTAGAAATTCAAACAACTTCAAAAAAATCGAAAttaaagtttgaaaataaaacgcgTACTTCAACTCTATCAAGATCAAAA AAAGTATCGCCTGGCAagaattttattagaaaaaaacTAATAGTCTCTCAAACTCCACcaattaaaaatgtatcaaGCTCAGTAATATctaagggtaaaaatacatctCAATTGAAGGAAGTTACAAAACGTTTTTCTAGTGACCCTGATTTTATTAGTTCAACGTCAAACAAGAAAGTCATTGCAAAGAATAATAAAAGTGGTTTAGAGAAAG ATATAGAAACAATAACAATCCCAACACtaaatttacaaaaagaaaagaccACAATGATAAATACAATTAAAactaaattaaaaacaaaaagtgGTAGCGATATTGCATATAAAAAGGGTCCACTGAAAGCTGTTCTGCCCATGGAAATTATGCAAAAAAAAG ATAGTATATGTACTGCAAAAAAATATTCGCGTTCTTCAAAACCAATGGCTTCATCCACTCCAGATGCTCAGAATTCTAAACCCTGTAAAATACAATCACAAATAACGAACTGttcaaagaaacgaaacttttctTGCGATATCTCACCAGTAACTAcacgcgtaaatgttaatagtaACAATGGAATAAATAATAGTCCAAAAAG AGTTAGCAAATTGCAGTCTCCCAAGAAAACGACTCCTAAACGCCATCCAACAAATTCCAACATTCCAAAATCTCAGACTCCTCCTGTGAGTAGGAGATTGAATTCTTCATTCGATGTTAATCAATATGGACGATTTTCCGAATCTCCACAGCATTCGTTGCATAAACTATCGAATTCTCAAAAAAATTCGCCTATTTCTTTGAAAAAGACTAGCAGTAATGTGCAACAAAGTCCTCTGAGAAatagtaataaaattatacataaagTGAAACCGATCAATCTG atCTCAAAACTTCGACGACACAGTATTGGTACCAAtgtaatggaaaaagaaaataattatatttaa